One genomic segment of Motacilla alba alba isolate MOTALB_02 chromosome 1A, Motacilla_alba_V1.0_pri, whole genome shotgun sequence includes these proteins:
- the CDKN1B gene encoding cyclin-dependent kinase inhibitor 1B → MSNVRISNGSPTLERMEARQSEYPKPSACRNLFGPVNHEELNREFKKHLQEMEEAYQRKWNFDFQNHRPLEGRYEWQAVEKGSSPDFYFRPPRLRKAVCKSAARQSVDVNGNCQTVVFVGSQGISEDTHCVAQKTDVSENQTDLAEQCTAQRKRPAADDSSPQNKRANTTEEEVSEDSPSASSVEQTPKKSSPGRHQT, encoded by the exons ATGTCAAACGTCCGCATTTCTAATGGGAGCCCTACCTTGGAGCGCATGGAGGCCAGGCAGTCGGAGTACCCGAAGCCGTCAGCGTGCCGGAACCTCTTCGGGCCGGTGAACCACGAAGAGCTCAACAGGGAGTTTAAAAAACACCTGCAGGAGATGGAGGAGGCGTACCAGAGGAAGTGGAATTTCGATTTCCAGAATCACAGGCCGCTGGAAGGCAGGTACGAGTGGCAAGCCGTGGAGAAGGGGAGCTCGCCCGACTTCTACTTCAGACCCCCCCGGCTACGGAAAGCCGTCTGCAAGTCCGCCGCCCGCCAGAGCGTGGATGTAAACGGGAATTGCCAAACCGTGGTTTTTGTCGGTTCTCAGGGAATCTCAGAGGACACTCACTGTGTAGCTCAAAAGACTGATGTTTCAGAAAATCAGACGGACTTAGCAGAGCAGTGCACTGCCCAGAGGAAAAGACCCGCGGCCGATG ATTCCTCTCCTCAAAATAAAAGAGCCAACACAACAGAAGAAGAGGTTTCAGAAGACTCCCCCAGTGCCAGTTCAGTGGAGCAAACACCCAAGAAATCAAGCCCGGGAAGACATCAAACGTAA